Proteins from a genomic interval of Acetobacterium woodii DSM 1030:
- the larB gene encoding nickel pincer cofactor biosynthesis protein LarB, with translation MNVDQLTKLLEDVKNQDCDVKTALELLKTLPYEDLSYAKVDHHRELRNGYPEVIYSPGKTLEQIKGIVENMMKRSTGNILASRAERDVFDTIKAITPDAIYYEEARSVVVKREEYKTTKDYILVVTAGTSDIPVAEEAAITAMVMGNQVKRLYDVGVAGIHRLLGNVDIINHAKVVIVVAGMEGALASVVGGLTSKPIVAVPTSIGYGASFGGISALLGMLTSCASGIGVVNIDNGFGAACMASKINKL, from the coding sequence ATGAATGTAGATCAATTAACCAAATTATTAGAAGATGTAAAAAATCAGGACTGTGATGTAAAAACAGCTCTTGAACTATTAAAAACACTGCCATACGAAGATTTATCCTATGCCAAGGTCGATCACCACCGTGAATTACGAAATGGTTATCCCGAAGTTATTTACAGTCCGGGGAAAACCCTCGAGCAAATCAAAGGGATTGTCGAAAACATGATGAAACGCTCGACCGGAAATATTTTAGCCTCCCGGGCCGAACGTGACGTTTTTGATACCATCAAAGCGATTACACCCGATGCTATCTATTATGAAGAAGCCCGTTCTGTTGTCGTTAAGCGGGAAGAATATAAAACAACCAAAGACTATATTCTTGTTGTCACTGCCGGCACCTCGGATATTCCGGTTGCCGAAGAAGCTGCCATTACCGCGATGGTCATGGGCAATCAGGTGAAACGTCTTTATGATGTCGGCGTTGCCGGTATCCATCGGCTGCTGGGCAATGTCGATATAATTAATCATGCCAAAGTAGTCATTGTTGTTGCCGGCATGGAAGGCGCCTTAGCTTCGGTTGTTGGCGGCCTTACCAGTAAACCGATTGTGGCCGTACCGACCAGTATCGGATACGGCGCCAGCTTTGGCGGAATTTCCGCCTTGTTGGGGATGCTGACTTCCTGTGCCAGTGGCATTGGGGTCGTCAATATCGACAATGGTTTTGGTGCTGCTTGCATGGCTTCAAAGATTAATAAATTATAA
- a CDS encoding non-ribosomal peptide synthetase, protein MNIQDSFCKLKNSAVTITYWEADGQEFTQTYTTLYKNAMKVLGGLQSHGLKKGSLLVLQLNSLQAQITCFWAGILGGMVPAILPLAQDDKSRAYLQSVLAVLDNPVIISDLEGVTSLFENRLLMYRALTEFTPGVICKSDDSDPGMIQFTSGTCAAPKGAILTVGNLLEGGIASSIIVRKNVAERYLSWLPLSHCFGFVGYHLVPIVNNFPQYLMSPLQFVKHPNAWLEKLSQFSATVTGAALFGLELLLKVGLKPNRDVDLSTVYICFCGGEDVNPLSLTSFESQAAPMGWAKDTLKPAYGLSETTMGVAYTPYGRSFQMDYFLGSGIAIGNKLFFCDPDDDTIGRMSVGILDECNEVVIKDLDDQILDPEYLGLIHIRGSNVMSGYYSKDPHEPSGVDENGWFNTGDLGFFRKGWLNVFGRYKDIIIVNGENYLVSDLEKTAKQGLSENTNLIVVQGRDRSTQENKLILFSDSKDPETLTKGGQAISSTWQIPIAWGVMIDEIPKTPSGKINRLALAVAWENGDYNHYDLAIPFTSNATSTLDGAYQEMAEYWAEILKIPTALISPESHFIFDLGGDSLSLIDLLNRLEQTYSIKVNTDQIRNQLTLQEMTHYIQTL, encoded by the coding sequence ATGAATATTCAAGATTCGTTTTGTAAACTAAAAAACAGCGCTGTTACTATCACATATTGGGAAGCTGACGGTCAGGAATTTACCCAGACCTATACTACCTTGTATAAAAACGCCATGAAAGTTCTTGGGGGATTGCAATCGCACGGACTGAAAAAAGGGTCCCTTTTGGTTTTACAACTTAACAGCCTTCAAGCCCAGATTACTTGTTTTTGGGCCGGCATCCTGGGTGGGATGGTACCCGCGATCCTGCCCCTTGCCCAGGATGACAAATCCCGGGCTTATTTACAAAGCGTGCTGGCAGTTCTCGATAATCCGGTCATCATCAGTGATCTGGAAGGGGTCACAAGCCTCTTCGAAAACAGGCTGCTGATGTACCGGGCGTTAACCGAATTCACCCCGGGAGTCATCTGTAAAAGTGACGATTCCGATCCGGGGATGATCCAATTTACTTCTGGCACATGCGCCGCTCCAAAGGGCGCTATTCTGACTGTCGGCAACCTCTTGGAAGGTGGCATTGCCAGCAGTATCATCGTGCGAAAAAACGTTGCCGAACGTTATTTAAGTTGGCTGCCGCTCTCCCACTGTTTTGGTTTTGTCGGTTATCATCTGGTTCCCATTGTCAATAACTTCCCACAATATTTAATGAGCCCGCTCCAGTTTGTTAAACATCCCAATGCCTGGCTGGAAAAGCTCTCACAATTTTCGGCCACTGTCACCGGAGCCGCGTTGTTTGGCCTCGAACTGCTCCTTAAAGTTGGTCTCAAACCAAACCGTGACGTCGATCTGAGCACTGTTTATATTTGTTTTTGTGGTGGTGAAGATGTAAATCCCCTTTCGTTAACTTCCTTTGAATCTCAAGCAGCACCGATGGGCTGGGCAAAGGATACCTTAAAACCCGCCTACGGGCTTAGCGAAACAACCATGGGAGTTGCTTATACTCCCTATGGCCGCTCTTTTCAAATGGATTATTTTCTCGGCAGCGGGATCGCCATTGGTAATAAACTCTTCTTTTGCGATCCTGACGATGATACCATTGGGCGGATGTCGGTGGGTATTTTAGATGAATGTAATGAGGTCGTTATCAAAGATCTTGATGACCAGATTCTAGACCCGGAATATCTTGGCCTGATTCATATTCGCGGTTCCAATGTAATGAGCGGTTACTATTCGAAAGATCCCCACGAACCATCCGGCGTGGACGAAAATGGCTGGTTTAACACTGGCGATCTGGGGTTTTTCCGGAAAGGATGGTTAAATGTTTTTGGGCGCTATAAAGATATTATTATTGTCAATGGCGAAAACTATCTGGTCTCGGACCTGGAAAAAACAGCTAAACAAGGTTTATCAGAAAATACTAACTTAATTGTTGTTCAGGGCCGGGATCGCTCCACTCAGGAAAATAAACTTATCCTTTTTAGTGATTCAAAAGATCCGGAAACCTTAACGAAAGGCGGACAAGCAATTTCATCCACCTGGCAGATTCCCATCGCCTGGGGTGTCATGATCGATGAAATTCCTAAAACCCCCTCAGGGAAAATCAACCGCCTGGCTCTTGCGGTAGCCTGGGAAAATGGCGACTACAACCATTATGACCTGGCCATCCCGTTCACCAGCAACGCCACTTCCACCCTTGATGGCGCGTATCAAGAAATGGCCGAATACTGGGCTGAAATCCTAAAAATTCCGACTGCTTTAATCAGCCCGGAAAGCCATTTTATCTTTGATCTTGGCGGTGATTCCCTCAGTTTGATTGACCTTTTGAATCGCTTGGAACAGACTTATTCTATCAAAGTCAATACCGATCAGATTCGCAATCAACTGACTTTACAAGAAATGACCCATTATATTCAAACACTTTAA
- the lipB gene encoding lipoyl(octanoyl) transferase LipB, producing the protein MKKSLNWIDLGLISYSEAFAIQEKIHAKCVDQSWPDTLLFQENYPIVTLGRGTHEKNLLCTPDDLNLMGIALTTVSRGGDISYHGNGQLITSPILHFDHYVKGAHQYVRCLEQVVINLLAHYHIKGTRSKGQSGVWVVEPRSGEDKKIAALGIAVSHGVTLHGIAINVNPNLQHFKTIIPCGIDDKGVTSMVACGCPAIALSDLRDQFILAFNDMFGTHSRQSSIAEMELT; encoded by the coding sequence ATGAAAAAATCCCTCAATTGGATTGATCTGGGACTAATCTCTTATTCGGAGGCCTTTGCTATTCAGGAAAAAATCCATGCAAAATGTGTGGACCAATCCTGGCCGGATACACTGCTCTTTCAAGAAAACTATCCCATTGTTACTTTGGGCCGCGGGACTCACGAAAAAAACCTGCTGTGCACCCCCGACGATCTTAATTTAATGGGCATCGCGTTAACCACGGTTAGCCGCGGTGGCGATATTTCGTATCACGGTAACGGGCAATTGATCACTTCCCCGATTCTACATTTTGACCACTATGTTAAAGGTGCTCACCAGTATGTCCGTTGTCTTGAACAAGTAGTGATCAACCTATTGGCACACTACCATATAAAAGGAACTCGCAGCAAAGGGCAAAGCGGGGTCTGGGTGGTCGAACCCCGTAGTGGTGAAGATAAAAAAATTGCAGCTCTGGGGATTGCCGTCTCTCATGGCGTGACCCTTCATGGCATTGCGATCAATGTCAACCCCAACCTGCAGCATTTTAAAACCATTATTCCCTGTGGCATTGACGATAAAGGCGTCACCTCGATGGTCGCCTGTGGCTGTCCGGCCATAGCTTTGTCAGACCTTCGCGATCAGTTCATTCTCGCTTTTAATGACATGTTTGGAACCCACAGCCGGCAAAGCTCTATTGCCGAAATGGAGCTCACGTAA
- the larC gene encoding nickel pincer cofactor biosynthesis protein LarC, translating to MKVLFFDCFSGISGDMVLGAFIDLGIDPAYLQAELEKLNLSGFRIEAEATMKKGISGTCCHVRLDPDHHHHRHFDDIKAIIEKSTLAADIKATALAIFMRVAVAEAKVHNVPVDHVHFHEVGALDSIVDIVGAAICYHTLKPDIVYGSKINVGSGWVRCAHGLLPVPAPATTEILCESNFEIYSNAIDGESATPTGVAILAELATYSPTTPSFIPEKTGYGFGKKDFGILNALRIIQGRRSESNLAMVVETNVDDMTGEMAGYVLELLLQNDALDAFYTPVYMKKNRPGIHLTVLCTEAKLPQIEEIILKETSTIGLRKYPVERTCMHRQFKKIATPLGEITVKISQHGKITRTTPEYEDVKKMALASGKSLWEILEMVEKLK from the coding sequence ATGAAGGTTTTATTTTTCGATTGTTTTTCCGGTATTAGTGGTGATATGGTTCTGGGAGCCTTTATTGATTTAGGTATTGATCCGGCTTATCTTCAAGCTGAGCTGGAAAAATTAAATCTCAGCGGATTTCGCATTGAAGCTGAAGCTACCATGAAAAAAGGAATCTCCGGGACCTGCTGTCATGTCCGGTTAGACCCCGATCATCATCACCATCGACATTTTGACGATATTAAAGCGATTATCGAAAAGTCAACCTTAGCTGCCGATATCAAAGCGACAGCCTTAGCCATTTTTATGCGGGTCGCCGTTGCCGAAGCCAAAGTTCATAATGTGCCGGTTGACCATGTCCATTTTCACGAAGTTGGCGCCTTGGATTCAATTGTCGATATTGTCGGTGCTGCTATTTGTTATCATACTTTAAAACCGGATATCGTTTACGGTTCTAAAATAAATGTTGGCAGTGGCTGGGTTCGCTGCGCTCACGGACTTCTGCCCGTCCCCGCCCCGGCAACCACCGAGATTCTTTGCGAATCGAACTTTGAAATCTATTCCAACGCCATTGACGGGGAATCCGCCACCCCTACCGGGGTGGCCATTCTGGCTGAACTGGCTACCTACTCGCCGACAACGCCCAGCTTTATTCCCGAAAAAACCGGTTATGGTTTCGGCAAAAAAGATTTCGGCATCCTGAATGCCCTCCGGATTATTCAGGGACGTCGTAGCGAATCCAATCTTGCTATGGTTGTGGAAACCAATGTTGATGATATGACCGGTGAAATGGCTGGTTACGTGTTGGAATTATTACTTCAAAATGATGCCTTGGATGCTTTTTATACACCCGTTTATATGAAAAAAAATCGTCCCGGCATCCATTTGACAGTTTTGTGTACAGAAGCGAAACTTCCGCAAATTGAAGAAATTATTTTAAAAGAAACTTCCACCATCGGATTACGAAAATATCCGGTCGAACGCACCTGTATGCATCGCCAGTTTAAAAAAATCGCAACACCGTTAGGCGAAATAACCGTAAAAATATCGCAGCATGGAAAGATTACACGAACTACCCCAGAATATGAAGATGTCAAAAAAATGGCGCTGGCATCGGGAAAATCGCTTTGGGAAATTCTGGAAATGGTGGAAAAATTAAAATAG
- a CDS encoding DUF2786 domain-containing protein yields MEANIKERIKKLLALGKSPNPNEANYAILKAKKLMVEYKLTERELLRFDEKPIKVDSDIYYTTRREHWMTGLADVISENNCCVFYMITPPGTQRHYIIFHGYEEDALICNSIFAYAVDCVRSQLKAIKKAMKLDEKSNAIINEACETYGKGFYEGLDDAYTVQVFEHQEWGLVMTVPPEVKEILIPMEQTQHKEKNHEEEHYSFYAQGYREGKVFTALDKLETVKSEVM; encoded by the coding sequence ATGGAAGCGAATATTAAAGAGCGAATTAAAAAACTGTTAGCCCTTGGTAAAAGTCCTAATCCCAATGAAGCAAATTATGCAATTCTAAAAGCAAAAAAACTGATGGTTGAATATAAATTAACGGAGCGGGAATTATTAAGATTTGATGAAAAACCGATTAAAGTCGATAGTGATATCTATTATACGACTCGCAGAGAGCACTGGATGACCGGCTTGGCTGATGTCATTTCGGAAAATAATTGCTGTGTATTTTATATGATTACGCCACCGGGAACGCAACGGCATTATATTATTTTTCATGGTTATGAGGAAGATGCGTTAATTTGTAACAGTATTTTTGCTTATGCGGTTGATTGTGTGCGTTCACAGTTAAAGGCCATTAAAAAAGCGATGAAACTTGATGAAAAATCAAATGCAATTATTAATGAAGCTTGTGAGACGTATGGCAAAGGTTTTTATGAAGGCCTCGATGATGCTTATACGGTTCAGGTTTTTGAGCACCAGGAATGGGGTTTGGTGATGACCGTGCCACCGGAAGTCAAAGAAATATTGATCCCAATGGAGCAAACCCAACATAAAGAAAAAAACCATGAAGAAGAACATTATTCTTTTTACGCTCAGGGATACCGGGAAGGAAAGGTTTTTACCGCGTTGGATAAATTAGAAACAGTTAAATCAGAAGTGATGTAA
- a CDS encoding biotin/lipoyl-containing protein: MKYEIVIPEFAEGAEEINLRQWLVALGSTVKKGDNIAEAATDKISIYIEAPADGILLTHLSAEGDRVLVGQIIGEIEG, from the coding sequence ATGAAATATGAAATTGTTATCCCAGAATTTGCTGAAGGCGCTGAAGAAATCAATTTAAGACAATGGCTTGTCGCACTTGGAAGCACGGTTAAAAAAGGAGACAACATCGCTGAAGCCGCGACTGACAAAATTTCAATTTATATCGAAGCTCCCGCCGATGGTATACTTTTGACGCACCTTTCCGCTGAAGGCGACCGCGTTTTAGTTGGTCAAATCATCGGCGAAATCGAGGGCTGA
- a CDS encoding MBL fold metallo-hydrolase, producing MIKQIFKQPEIYQLNIPLPNNPLKNLNCYVVKTAGGNLVIDTGFNQRECFDVLSQGLHELAIDMDLTTLFLTHFHSDHIGLVERICTDKTRVIMGEIDYQYFTKMMVGGNKQEFKKRFLQEGFPSDDLNAQAKINPAIRYAPKNEFDAMLCKDKEIFYIGDYAFECVCTPGHTPGHTCLYMKNEKIMFLGDHVLFDITPNITAWPNISDSLGDYLESLDKIAGYDINLALPAHRKNDANVYDRIRQLKQHHAERLGEIIAIIENKSGQNAYEIASQLKWSMRGKNWSEFPIQQKWFAVGEIMSHLDYLQERQQISQVKEGQTIGYQRNKQKK from the coding sequence ATGATAAAACAAATCTTTAAGCAACCTGAAATTTACCAATTGAATATTCCGTTACCCAATAACCCGTTAAAAAATTTGAATTGTTACGTGGTCAAAACCGCGGGTGGGAACCTGGTAATAGATACCGGATTTAATCAAAGGGAATGTTTTGATGTTTTATCACAAGGTTTACATGAACTGGCGATTGATATGGATCTAACAACTTTGTTTTTAACTCATTTTCACTCAGATCATATTGGTTTAGTCGAACGGATTTGTACTGATAAAACCCGAGTTATCATGGGCGAAATCGATTATCAGTATTTCACGAAAATGATGGTTGGTGGAAACAAACAGGAATTTAAAAAACGATTTTTACAGGAGGGGTTTCCAAGTGATGATTTAAACGCACAAGCGAAAATTAATCCGGCAATTCGGTATGCCCCTAAAAATGAATTTGATGCGATGCTTTGTAAAGACAAGGAAATATTTTATATTGGCGACTATGCATTTGAGTGTGTTTGTACGCCCGGACATACACCCGGGCATACCTGCCTTTATATGAAAAATGAAAAAATCATGTTTTTAGGCGACCATGTATTATTTGACATTACCCCGAACATTACTGCGTGGCCAAATATCAGCGATTCCCTCGGTGATTATTTGGAAAGCCTTGATAAAATTGCCGGTTATGATATTAATTTGGCACTTCCGGCGCATCGCAAAAATGATGCCAATGTTTATGACCGGATCAGGCAGTTAAAGCAACATCATGCCGAACGACTTGGTGAAATCATCGCGATCATCGAAAATAAAAGCGGTCAAAATGCTTATGAAATAGCCAGTCAACTTAAATGGTCGATGCGCGGAAAAAATTGGAGTGAATTTCCCATTCAGCAAAAATGGTTTGCGGTAGGAGAAATCATGTCACATCTCGATTATCTCCAAGAAAGGCAGCAAATTAGCCAGGTTAAGGAAGGTCAAACGATCGGATACCAACGCAATAAACAAAAAAAATGA
- a CDS encoding SDR family NAD(P)-dependent oxidoreductase, producing the protein MAGIHQDKVIIITGSSRGIGYSFAEYLSNEGANIVIIGRNIETAKAAAAKLPTKCLAVQCDISSEEDALNMVDQVIETYGKIDVLINNAGIFPVKTFSSMTLADWKSVIDIDLTGTFIATHAVYRVLEKQKRGKIINVASIAGRVGGLGFTHYSAAKGGVIAFTKALAREAARLNIQVNAIAPGVIETDMAKSNFPKYALTEHIKNTPAGRLGKEEDLFGIISFLCSSGSDYIIGQTIAIDGGYTMI; encoded by the coding sequence ATGGCAGGGATCCATCAAGATAAGGTAATTATCATCACCGGCTCCTCTCGTGGTATCGGTTATTCCTTTGCCGAATATCTCAGCAACGAAGGTGCCAATATCGTGATCATCGGTCGTAACATCGAAACCGCCAAAGCCGCCGCTGCCAAACTCCCAACAAAGTGTCTTGCCGTTCAGTGTGATATTTCTTCAGAAGAAGATGCGCTTAACATGGTTGATCAGGTTATCGAAACCTATGGCAAAATCGACGTTCTGATTAACAACGCCGGGATTTTCCCGGTTAAAACCTTCAGTTCCATGACCTTGGCCGACTGGAAATCGGTCATTGATATTGATTTAACGGGTACCTTTATTGCCACACATGCGGTTTATCGCGTTCTTGAAAAACAAAAACGTGGAAAAATTATTAATGTTGCCTCAATCGCCGGGCGTGTTGGTGGCTTAGGATTCACCCATTACTCTGCCGCTAAAGGCGGCGTTATTGCTTTTACCAAAGCGCTGGCCCGAGAAGCTGCGCGCCTTAACATCCAGGTTAACGCCATTGCTCCTGGGGTTATTGAAACCGACATGGCTAAATCCAACTTTCCCAAATATGCCCTCACCGAGCATATCAAAAACACCCCTGCCGGACGATTAGGTAAAGAAGAAGACCTCTTCGGGATTATCTCATTTCTTTGCTCATCAGGAAGCGACTATATCATTGGCCAAACGATTGCCATTGATGGTGGTTATACGATGATTTAA
- a CDS encoding sigma-54-dependent Fis family transcriptional regulator has translation MKKTWTDFVVSGIIGDHIRKPILDSWLRCRKAELDPHTLNRTPTVNEENFRKRLEQNKILLDVSIPFMVELQEFVNKSGYSTTLTDPNGVILELICDHSILEAAFTKNLVRGSIWNEQMAGTNATGLAIDLLQPIQVIGPEHYFECYHDLTCSAAPILDETGKLLGILDMAGPKELAYPHTLGMVVAATKAISRQLCVVASNRQVDLTNHYLSTLIDSMTDGVVAVDVKGKIIGINSQGAKILKTTTFESYGKNILEIMDGETILDHNGQVPSAFKEKDKHIITKSKKINCLVNSKLILHDNGTIAGAVATLKDMNQTKPTAQKHKRKGTRFTFDDIIGESSELLRSVHLSQIAAKGSATVLLQGESGTGKEMFAQAIHNARQSDQPFIAINCAGIPENLIESVLFGYEEGSFTGASKHGKIGKFELAKGGTIFLDEIGEMPINTQTILLRVLQERYIQRIGGDKDIPIEVRVIAATNKNLAEEVKNGRFRQDLYYRLNVLQINIPPLRKRKKDIPILADFFLNEITHSCGKYIETLHPSTIATMQEYEWPGNIRQFKNAIEQAVNFTETNRIDDYFISNYLPNINAEMTPKEIPVPQQKPHINLAEKTPTGDLKDLELITIRKALLLFSERKKAAAYLGISRSTLYRKIKQYHLEDY, from the coding sequence ATGAAAAAAACATGGACCGATTTTGTCGTTTCGGGAATTATTGGCGATCATATTCGTAAACCTATCCTTGACTCCTGGCTGCGGTGTCGGAAAGCCGAACTTGATCCCCATACCTTAAACCGGACTCCCACTGTTAATGAAGAAAATTTCAGAAAACGTCTGGAACAAAACAAAATTCTGCTCGATGTCAGCATCCCTTTCATGGTTGAGTTACAAGAGTTTGTCAATAAATCCGGTTACTCTACGACTCTTACCGACCCAAACGGCGTCATTTTGGAACTCATTTGCGATCATTCCATTCTGGAAGCCGCCTTTACCAAAAATCTGGTCCGTGGCAGTATCTGGAATGAACAGATGGCTGGTACGAACGCCACTGGCCTGGCCATCGATTTGCTTCAACCGATTCAGGTGATTGGTCCCGAACATTATTTTGAATGCTATCATGATTTAACCTGTTCGGCTGCCCCGATCTTGGATGAAACGGGTAAACTGCTGGGAATCCTTGACATGGCCGGCCCTAAAGAACTGGCGTATCCGCATACCTTGGGAATGGTTGTTGCTGCCACCAAAGCGATTTCCCGCCAATTATGTGTGGTTGCATCCAATCGTCAGGTTGATTTAACCAATCATTATCTGAGCACCCTTATCGATTCTATGACTGATGGCGTTGTTGCTGTTGATGTTAAAGGTAAAATAATTGGTATCAATTCACAAGGGGCGAAGATATTAAAAACGACCACCTTTGAATCTTACGGCAAAAATATTTTGGAAATTATGGATGGTGAAACCATTCTTGATCACAATGGCCAGGTTCCGTCGGCTTTTAAAGAAAAAGATAAACACATTATCACCAAAAGCAAAAAAATAAATTGTTTGGTCAACAGCAAACTGATCCTTCATGATAACGGAACGATCGCCGGCGCGGTTGCCACCCTAAAAGATATGAACCAAACTAAGCCAACTGCACAAAAACATAAACGCAAAGGGACCCGTTTTACGTTTGACGATATCATCGGAGAAAGTTCCGAGCTGTTACGGTCGGTTCATCTTTCTCAGATTGCCGCTAAAGGAAGTGCCACTGTTTTACTTCAAGGCGAAAGCGGTACCGGCAAAGAAATGTTTGCTCAGGCTATTCATAATGCCCGACAGTCCGATCAACCATTTATTGCCATTAATTGTGCCGGAATTCCCGAAAACCTGATTGAAAGTGTCCTTTTTGGTTATGAAGAAGGATCATTTACCGGTGCCAGTAAACATGGTAAAATCGGAAAATTTGAATTAGCCAAAGGCGGCACTATTTTCCTCGATGAAATCGGAGAAATGCCCATTAATACACAAACTATTTTACTTCGGGTGTTACAGGAACGCTACATCCAACGGATTGGCGGTGACAAAGATATTCCCATTGAAGTTCGGGTGATCGCCGCGACAAATAAAAATCTGGCCGAAGAAGTTAAAAACGGGCGATTTCGACAAGATCTTTATTATCGACTCAACGTTTTACAAATCAATATCCCGCCCCTTCGCAAACGAAAAAAAGATATTCCTATCCTGGCCGACTTTTTTTTGAATGAGATCACCCATTCCTGCGGCAAGTATATCGAAACGCTACACCCTTCAACAATTGCAACCATGCAGGAATATGAGTGGCCCGGCAATATCAGACAATTCAAAAATGCCATCGAACAAGCCGTAAATTTTACTGAAACAAATCGGATTGATGATTATTTTATTTCAAATTATCTGCCTAATATCAATGCCGAAATGACACCAAAAGAGATCCCTGTTCCCCAACAAAAACCGCACATAAACCTGGCTGAGAAAACCCCCACTGGCGATTTAAAAGATCTCGAGTTAATCACCATAAGAAAAGCACTGCTGCTTTTTAGCGAACGTAAAAAAGCGGCTGCTTACCTGGGTATTTCCCGAAGCACCCTTTATCGCAAAATCAAGCAATATCACCTGGAGGATTACTAA
- a CDS encoding DUF362 domain-containing protein, whose protein sequence is MSKPKVSVVKVAPPEGNASFMNGKYVRIEEDVQKIKKAVAEAVELAIGSLDTIIKEGDVVLIKPNLAFQAPPESHAVVDPRTIEAVVSYVKENSKAKKVLVGDNPSLGMHVGRAKPAFKDSKMEEAAYLGGADEVIYFDEHDVVPVEIEGAKIFKHATVFKPFLDADVVINLPKMKVHLAGTVTLGLKNWNGIIPNCHPDGQQQGAHRIELGQKMADLYRVRHADLTIVDSVIGMEGQGPHAGTPIEMNLIVAGADTVSVDAVAASIMGFDPMEIPAIRCAGTEGQGEIDLAKIEVVGNSVESVMKHFKRPGGDPIGMYAGLTCIMQQTCGGCHVNVRGALDSFAISGIDMKKFLEKSGEVVVIAGGVPDIDPQFCADKNVFICGDCWEIFPSADKVREAASLAKSVTYYPGCAPVYIFAQLNADLQKLAAAK, encoded by the coding sequence ATGAGTAAACCAAAAGTATCTGTTGTTAAGGTTGCACCGCCCGAAGGAAATGCCTCATTCATGAACGGGAAATATGTTCGTATTGAAGAAGATGTCCAAAAAATAAAAAAGGCTGTTGCCGAAGCAGTTGAACTCGCCATTGGTTCACTTGATACCATCATTAAAGAGGGCGACGTTGTTTTGATTAAACCTAACCTTGCTTTCCAGGCCCCTCCCGAAAGTCATGCTGTTGTTGACCCGCGAACCATTGAAGCAGTTGTTTCTTATGTTAAAGAAAACTCCAAAGCTAAAAAAGTATTAGTCGGCGACAATCCCTCTTTAGGGATGCATGTCGGTCGTGCAAAACCGGCCTTTAAAGACTCCAAAATGGAAGAAGCCGCTTATTTGGGTGGAGCTGATGAAGTTATTTATTTTGATGAACATGATGTTGTTCCGGTTGAAATTGAAGGTGCAAAAATATTTAAACATGCCACTGTTTTCAAACCATTTCTTGATGCCGATGTTGTCATTAACCTGCCTAAAATGAAAGTGCATTTAGCTGGAACCGTAACCCTGGGACTTAAAAATTGGAATGGCATTATCCCCAATTGTCATCCCGACGGCCAACAGCAAGGTGCCCATCGTATCGAATTAGGTCAAAAAATGGCCGATTTATATCGGGTCAGACATGCCGATTTGACAATTGTTGATTCCGTCATTGGGATGGAAGGTCAAGGTCCTCATGCCGGTACACCCATTGAAATGAACCTTATTGTTGCCGGCGCCGACACGGTCTCGGTTGATGCCGTTGCCGCTTCCATCATGGGTTTTGATCCCATGGAAATCCCGGCTATCCGTTGTGCCGGCACCGAAGGTCAAGGCGAAATTGATCTAGCCAAAATCGAAGTCGTTGGTAATTCTGTTGAATCGGTGATGAAACACTTTAAACGTCCTGGTGGTGATCCGATTGGGATGTATGCCGGTTTAACCTGCATCATGCAACAAACTTGTGGCGGTTGCCATGTGAATGTCCGTGGGGCACTGGATTCCTTTGCCATCAGTGGGATCGACATGAAGAAATTCCTTGAAAAATCTGGTGAAGTCGTTGTTATTGCCGGTGGTGTACCGGATATTGATCCGCAATTCTGTGCCGACAAAAACGTCTTTATCTGTGGCGATTGCTGGGAAATTTTCCCCTCGGCCGACAAGGTTAGAGAAGCCGCTTCACTCGCCAAATCAGTCACGTATTACCCCGGTTGTGCCCCTGTTTATATTTTTGCGCAACTCAATGCCGATCTCCAAAAACTGGCGGCTGCTAAATAA